Proteins encoded within one genomic window of Synechococcus sp. PCC 7335:
- the pth gene encoding aminoacyl-tRNA hydrolase: MTVVRPRLIVGLGNPGTKYERTRHNIGFEIIDALANSFSNVSLTPNKRFQGATGEFWSAGERVVLLKPTTYMNRSGQAVRAVLDWYKLEPTAVLVIYDDMDLPTGRLRMRLSGGAGGHNGMKSIISHLGTKEFPRLRVGVGSADKSGDRDGAVVSHVLGRFSPSDRKIVDAVIPMAVDAVDLSLRKGVERSMNLYNGREVEL, translated from the coding sequence TTGACAGTTGTGCGGCCTAGACTTATTGTCGGTCTTGGCAATCCAGGCACGAAATACGAACGTACGCGACATAACATCGGTTTTGAAATTATCGATGCGCTAGCAAACAGTTTTTCAAACGTTTCACTGACACCCAACAAACGCTTCCAGGGTGCGACAGGCGAGTTTTGGAGTGCAGGAGAGCGAGTTGTTCTGCTAAAGCCGACTACCTATATGAATAGGTCGGGGCAGGCGGTACGTGCTGTTTTGGATTGGTATAAGCTAGAGCCGACTGCTGTGCTGGTGATATATGACGATATGGATTTGCCAACCGGCAGGCTACGAATGCGGCTCTCAGGTGGCGCAGGCGGTCATAATGGGATGAAGTCAATCATCTCTCATTTAGGAACAAAGGAGTTTCCACGACTAAGAGTGGGGGTAGGCAGTGCGGATAAGAGTGGCGATCGCGATGGTGCTGTAGTCTCGCACGTACTGGGTCGATTTTCTCCGAGTGATAGAAAAATTGTCGATGCGGTGATTCCAATGGCAGTTGATGCTGTGGATTTAAGTCTAAGAAAAGGCGTAGAGCGCTCGATGAATCTATACAACGGCCGTGAAGTAGAGCTGTAG
- a CDS encoding L,D-transpeptidase, which translates to MSQLKNVLNRHWCARVAVLLCASVFWGSAALPGRADQTSHGSDTLRTYSITRPEVVKALLANNRIVLSISDRRVYLFDGNELVNSYPVAVGTPETPTPIGEFAVTQLVVNPVWQSPWTGEVRSPGPNSALGLRWIGFTSNSEGSFGFHGTPTVESIGHAASNGCVRMHNADVIELFSQVAIGTTVSVIP; encoded by the coding sequence ATGAGTCAGCTAAAAAACGTTTTGAATCGTCACTGGTGCGCTAGGGTAGCCGTCTTGCTGTGTGCCAGCGTTTTCTGGGGTAGCGCTGCGTTACCTGGGCGTGCTGATCAGACCAGTCACGGTTCAGATACGCTCAGAACCTATTCTATAACTCGGCCTGAAGTGGTAAAGGCGCTGCTGGCAAATAACCGGATTGTTCTTAGTATCAGTGATCGCAGAGTTTACCTATTTGACGGTAATGAACTTGTCAACAGCTATCCAGTAGCAGTGGGCACACCCGAGACGCCTACGCCCATTGGAGAGTTTGCTGTGACGCAGCTAGTCGTAAATCCGGTATGGCAAAGTCCGTGGACTGGGGAAGTGCGATCGCCTGGTCCGAATAGCGCTTTAGGTCTACGGTGGATTGGGTTTACCAGCAATAGTGAAGGCTCATTCGGCTTTCACGGCACGCCTACTGTAGAATCAATTGGTCATGCCGCTTCTAATGGTTGCGTACGCATGCACAACGCCGATGTCATCGAACTGTTTTCTCAAGTAGCGATCGGGACGACTGTTTCAGTCATCCCTTAA